One Mesorhizobium sp. J428 DNA segment encodes these proteins:
- a CDS encoding MAPEG family protein: protein MLFQVTALYALPLAVLFLILWFRVTVARSKLKISIGDGGNVVLHEKVRQHGNFVEWVAIVLPLMVIAEGNDAAAIWLHTSGALLLVGRIVHPFGLKANNAAHPLRIVGNTASLLATLNVMVCLVFTIFGS from the coding sequence ATGCTGTTTCAAGTCACTGCGCTCTATGCACTTCCCCTGGCCGTGCTGTTTCTGATCCTCTGGTTTCGGGTAACCGTTGCCCGCTCCAAACTAAAGATATCGATCGGCGATGGAGGCAACGTCGTTCTGCACGAAAAGGTGCGCCAGCACGGAAATTTCGTGGAATGGGTCGCTATCGTCCTGCCCTTGATGGTCATTGCTGAAGGCAATGACGCCGCCGCCATATGGCTGCACACCTCCGGGGCACTGCTGCTGGTTGGTCGGATCGTCCATCCGTTCGGCCTGAAAGCAAACAACGCTGCTCACCCGCTGCGGATCGTCGGCAACACCGCTAGCCTGCTCGCCACGCTTAACGTTATGGTGTGCCTCGTCTTCACCATCTTCGGCTCTTGA